A section of the Larus michahellis chromosome 1, bLarMic1.1, whole genome shotgun sequence genome encodes:
- the TRIM13 gene encoding E3 ubiquitin-protein ligase TRIM13 isoform X2, with product MMELLEEDLTCPICCSLFDDPRVLPCSHNFCRKCLEGILEGNVRNVLWRPSPFKCPTCRKETPVTGVNSLQVNYSLKGIVEKYNKIKVTPKMPVCKVHSGQPLNIFCRTDMQLICGVCATRGDHTKHVFCSIEEAYSQEKRAFETLFQGFETWRCGDALSRLDTLETSKRKALQMLTKDSDKVKEFFEKLQHTLEQKRNEILSDFETMKLAVMQAYDPEINKLNTILQEQRMAFNIAEAFKDVSEPIIFLQQMQEFREKIKVLKETPLPCSSVDISPTMKSFDTSQWNGIKLVDVDKLSLPQENNTLKFKIPSVFSRRFIVTSLICLLILAVTRMSFVESVVDNLQCWKSQFFTISLSYLADTVEIADHAVFYWEQMTDGASLLREKCKNYTLVVLDNVAQFVCKYKLL from the coding sequence ATGATGGAGCTCCTAGAGGAAGATCTCACCTGTCCCATTTGCTGTAGCCTGTTTGATGATCCTCGTGTCCTGCCCTGTTCACACAATTTCTGCAGAAAGTGTCTGGAAGGAATCCTTGAAGGAAATGTGCGGAATGTGCTTTGGAGGCCATCCCCTTTCAAGTGCCCCACGTGCAGGAAGGAAACTCCTGTTACTGGAGTCAACAGCTTGCAGGTCAACTATTCCCTGAAAGGTATTGTGGAGAAGTATAACAAAATCAAAGTGACTCCGAAAATGCCTGTGTGCAAAGTGCACAGCGGGCAACCCCTCAACATTTTTTGCCGGACAGACATGCAGCTGATCTGTGGGGTTTGTGCCACCCGTGGTGACCACACAAAGCATGTTTTCTGTTCTATTGAAGAAGCTTATTCCCAGGAGAAGCGGGCTTTTGAAACCCTGTTTCAGGGCTTTGAAACTTGGCGTTGTGGAGATGCCCTCTCGCGGCTGGATACCTTAGAAACCAGTAAGAGGAAAGCTCTGCAGATGCTGACCAAAGATTCTGACAAAGTGAAGGAGTTCTTTGAGAAGCTGCAGCACACGCTGGAGCAGAAACGAAATGAGATTCTCTCTGACTTTGAGACCATGAAGCTTGCAGTCATGCAGGCCTATGATCCAGAAATCAATAAACTGAACACAATTCTGCAAGAGCAACGGATGGCTTTTAACATCGCAGAGGCCTTCAAAGATGTGTCTGAACCCATTATATTTCTGCAACAGATGCAGGAGTTCAGGGAAAAAATCAAGGTGCTCAAAGAAACCCCTTTACCTTGTTCCAGCGTGGACATCAGCCCTACAATGAAGAGCTTTGATACCAGCCAGTGGAATGGAATAAAACTAGTTGATGTGGACAAACTTTCCTTGCCTCAGGAAAACAACACTCTTAAATTCAAGATTCCCTCGGTCTTTTCGCGCAGATTTATAGTGACCTCTCTTATTTGCTTGCTTATTCTTGCTGTTACCAGAATGTCCTTTGTGGAGTCAGTCGTTGACAATCTCCAGTGCTGGAAATCTCAGTTCTTTACAATTAGCTTGTCCTATTTGGCAGATACAGTGGAGATAGCAGATCATGCAGTCTTTTACTGGGAACAGATGACAGATGGAGCTTCACTTCTAAGAGAAAAGTGTAAAAACTATACATTGGTGGTACTGGATAATGTTGCACAGTTTGTGTGCAAGTATAAACTGTTGTGA
- the TRIM13 gene encoding E3 ubiquitin-protein ligase TRIM13 isoform X1, with protein sequence MDMMELLEEDLTCPICCSLFDDPRVLPCSHNFCRKCLEGILEGNVRNVLWRPSPFKCPTCRKETPVTGVNSLQVNYSLKGIVEKYNKIKVTPKMPVCKVHSGQPLNIFCRTDMQLICGVCATRGDHTKHVFCSIEEAYSQEKRAFETLFQGFETWRCGDALSRLDTLETSKRKALQMLTKDSDKVKEFFEKLQHTLEQKRNEILSDFETMKLAVMQAYDPEINKLNTILQEQRMAFNIAEAFKDVSEPIIFLQQMQEFREKIKVLKETPLPCSSVDISPTMKSFDTSQWNGIKLVDVDKLSLPQENNTLKFKIPSVFSRRFIVTSLICLLILAVTRMSFVESVVDNLQCWKSQFFTISLSYLADTVEIADHAVFYWEQMTDGASLLREKCKNYTLVVLDNVAQFVCKYKLL encoded by the exons atG gATATGATGGAGCTCCTAGAGGAAGATCTCACCTGTCCCATTTGCTGTAGCCTGTTTGATGATCCTCGTGTCCTGCCCTGTTCACACAATTTCTGCAGAAAGTGTCTGGAAGGAATCCTTGAAGGAAATGTGCGGAATGTGCTTTGGAGGCCATCCCCTTTCAAGTGCCCCACGTGCAGGAAGGAAACTCCTGTTACTGGAGTCAACAGCTTGCAGGTCAACTATTCCCTGAAAGGTATTGTGGAGAAGTATAACAAAATCAAAGTGACTCCGAAAATGCCTGTGTGCAAAGTGCACAGCGGGCAACCCCTCAACATTTTTTGCCGGACAGACATGCAGCTGATCTGTGGGGTTTGTGCCACCCGTGGTGACCACACAAAGCATGTTTTCTGTTCTATTGAAGAAGCTTATTCCCAGGAGAAGCGGGCTTTTGAAACCCTGTTTCAGGGCTTTGAAACTTGGCGTTGTGGAGATGCCCTCTCGCGGCTGGATACCTTAGAAACCAGTAAGAGGAAAGCTCTGCAGATGCTGACCAAAGATTCTGACAAAGTGAAGGAGTTCTTTGAGAAGCTGCAGCACACGCTGGAGCAGAAACGAAATGAGATTCTCTCTGACTTTGAGACCATGAAGCTTGCAGTCATGCAGGCCTATGATCCAGAAATCAATAAACTGAACACAATTCTGCAAGAGCAACGGATGGCTTTTAACATCGCAGAGGCCTTCAAAGATGTGTCTGAACCCATTATATTTCTGCAACAGATGCAGGAGTTCAGGGAAAAAATCAAGGTGCTCAAAGAAACCCCTTTACCTTGTTCCAGCGTGGACATCAGCCCTACAATGAAGAGCTTTGATACCAGCCAGTGGAATGGAATAAAACTAGTTGATGTGGACAAACTTTCCTTGCCTCAGGAAAACAACACTCTTAAATTCAAGATTCCCTCGGTCTTTTCGCGCAGATTTATAGTGACCTCTCTTATTTGCTTGCTTATTCTTGCTGTTACCAGAATGTCCTTTGTGGAGTCAGTCGTTGACAATCTCCAGTGCTGGAAATCTCAGTTCTTTACAATTAGCTTGTCCTATTTGGCAGATACAGTGGAGATAGCAGATCATGCAGTCTTTTACTGGGAACAGATGACAGATGGAGCTTCACTTCTAAGAGAAAAGTGTAAAAACTATACATTGGTGGTACTGGATAATGTTGCACAGTTTGTGTGCAAGTATAAACTGTTGTGA
- the KCNRG gene encoding potassium channel regulatory protein, with amino-acid sequence MILACLRVMSNREVVILSVGGVRFVTRASTLQQFPESRLARMLNDDDQEFKLLNGEFFVDRDGTLFTYIMDFLRTLQVSLPTDFSDYQRLQREAEFYGLYPLADLLSQEHLLKPRLEILEVRFSLQEMQAFFRIFGSCSTTVETLSEQITVFAGQQSGQSWNSPFPSQKPLVPLPLERPSHHDLVFQCGTDYSAGDQFVARYVSVKPDNRKLINGTNVLGLLLDTLLKDGFRLISTRTVSSEEKVECYSFERMRRPPGLTVRVSQTPGSSGAAQAKRSQAQKGK; translated from the exons ATGATTCTTGCGTGTCTGAGAGTGATGAGTAATCGAGAGGTGGTCATTCTGAGTGTGGGAGGTGTGAGATTTGTAACCCGGGCTTCTACCTTGCAGCAGTTCCCTGAGTCCAGGCTGGCACGGATGTTGAATGATGATGACCAGGAATTTAAACTGCTGAATGGAGAGTTTTTTGTGGACAGAGATGGAACTTTGTTTACTTACATCATGGACTTCTTGAGGACTCTCCAGGTTTCCTTACCTACTGATTTCTCAGACTAtcagaggctgcagagagaagcagaaTTCTATGGGCTCTACCCTCTGGCTGACCTCCTGAGCCAGGAACACTTGCTGAAGCCGAGGCTGGAGATCTTGGAAGTGCGTTTTTCTCTCCAAGAGATGCAGGCCTTTTTCCGGATCTTTGGTTCCTGCAGTACTACTGTTGAGACCCTGTCTGAACAGATCACTGTGTTCGCAGGGCAGCAGTCAGGACAGAGCTGGAACAGCCCTTTTCCTTCTCAGAAACCACTCGTTCCACTTCCTTTGGAAAGACCTTCTCATCACGACTTGGTTTTTCAGTGTGGTACCGACTACTCTGCTGGTGACCAGTTTGTGGCCAG gtaTGTTTCCGTAAAGCCTGATAATAGAAAGCTGATTAACGGTACTAATGTGCTAGGCCTGCTGCTTGACACTTTGCTCAAAGACGGATTTCGCCTCATAAGCACCAGGACAGTCTCCAGTGAAGAAAAAGTCGAATGCTACAGTTTTGAAAGGATGAGGAGACCACCAGGCCTCACCGTCAGGGTCAGCCAAACCCCAGGGAGCTCCGGGGCAGCACAGGCAAAGAGAAGCCAAGCgcagaaagggaaataa